The following proteins are encoded in a genomic region of Magnolia sinica isolate HGM2019 chromosome 1, MsV1, whole genome shotgun sequence:
- the LOC131223413 gene encoding uncharacterized protein LOC131223413, translated as MEQMIGALRNVGCKLTENQKIIAMHRSLPESWAQIKRILNHTDSITTFRDFCGHLVREVEMNAIQPGSAKAFVTETHKRKANNKRSKARKKAKKNNQEQKTTTPAPNLKKGNGKKKQKKTNVICFVCGNSGHYARQCAHKKTAQQST; from the exons atggagcaaatgataggtgcccttaggaatgttgggtgcaaattgactgaaaatcagaagattatagccatgcaccgttccttgcctgaatcttgggcccaaatcaaaagaattctgaaccatactgattctatcacaacgttcagagacttttgtggccacttggtacgtgaggttgaaatgaatgctattcagccaggttcggccaaggcctttgtaacagagacccataagcgaaaagctaacaataaacggtccaaagctcgcaagaaggcgaagaagaataatcaagaacagaagaccacaacacctgctccaaatctcaagaaggggaatggaaagaagaagcagaaaaagacaaatgtaatctgctttgtctgtggaaattccggccattatgctcggcagtgtgcccacaaaaagacg gcgcaacaaagcacgtga